Genomic DNA from Puntigrus tetrazona isolate hp1 chromosome 6, ASM1883169v1, whole genome shotgun sequence:
attatactgagCTTTAAATGTGTTGCGAGGTATCGTGGGTCTATATGAATATGATAAGCAGCAAAAAGTGTTTTCACTTTAGATAAGATAATAAGAGAATATTTAGCCAGGCACCAAAGCGCTGACATATTTTAGTGATATTCTATTATGCCTAGAATATAATGATTAGAGAgatgttaaaataatactgcACAATTAACGTGTAATACAATTTTCCCAATTATGCGGCGCAATCACTGCATAAAGAactgtttcaaaaacattcaaaagattcatttggaagaaatatgttttaaaacaggCATACAATATACttacagtttatttataaagtgaaAACCACAGACAAAGAAGTTTCAAAATAGAACAAAAGCTTTCCTCAGCTATAACAACCTCAATTACTTTAACAGTCATAGACTTTAAACATAAAATCCTCATTTTGATTTCTATTGTATCTTTAGTCAGCTTACAACCACACAACACTCCTCtttatctttttcttgttttggaaGACTTAAGCCTTATCCCACCTCTCCCTCAGCTGAGGCCAGGCTATATTGGTTGtttagagacagacagatggaaatAGCATTCACTCCGGCGTGAATGGCTGCTGACGCAAATTCTGACCAATGTGGTTTACTTGCTACTGAGTTTAACAACAACTCATTCCTACCCATTCACAgcagaaacagacacacactaaAGAGATCTGGACAGACCCCAAACAGAGTTTTGAACTGACAAAAGGAAGTCTGGATGACCTTTGTGCCTCCGCTGGCTGTCAAAAATGGGCTGTTGGGCTAACTAACAGAGCTGAGCTGTTCCCCAAATGAGTAATGAACAGAGAAGTACTTTCTCTACCAACTTTTGGAAATGTCTCTTTCAAGCAAAGTAACACTAATTTGCATTAGCTATACTTCAAATTACATGTAATCAATGACAAAGCATCTACATTTGCTATTTgtgacatttgtgttttatattgcattatacaaAATACTGACATATTTCATACATGTTAGTATTACTCAATGCTTTGcaaatggaaaataaagtgtgagtatgtatattttacagaatatagttttaatgtctttattttcaaacagGAATGCATTTGGATAGCATGTATTACAAAGTATGTATAATTTggtgcatgttattttaaattgaaagagTTGTAGCGCCACCACGTGAATGCACTGTGTTGTCAAACCGGCTTgcgtgtctatctatctgtatctatctatctatctatctatctatctatctatctatctatctatctatctatctatctatctatctatctatctatctatctatctatctatcgaatagattatctaataaatacaaaattagatAGATTCAACTTTAAATTAGACAAGATGTAGCTTAGTAAATGTTGCAACATAATTTCATAACATTAgagaattattaaacatatttgtctCCGGTTCTTCTCTGCACTCTGCAAATATgaatgccatttatttattaattactttttatatataaataaccgATAATAATGAGACAATACGTATtgcataactatatatatatatattggaataAGCAATTATTAGAGCTAGTTTTTGTTCTTCGTGCAATATTATCAGATACATAGCCTAGCCTAACATCTGTATTTAATATACGCGGAAATCCATAATTACATCATCTGTTATGTCTGTTAAAATGTCAGTCAGGCTCAACCTTCAGAATATGTTACACCAGAAACATGTTAGAACGCATGACTATAATTTCCACCTCCTCTTGAGACCACTTAACAGCGTAGTGaatatgctgtttatatttgCCATACATCACACCTCAATGGTGAACTTAGGTGTAATGTAGATTGTGTACTATTGACATTTCATTACATATAGGAATTAATACTGACGCAGCAATCCCTCTTCACCTCCCAGAATAGCCTAGTCTAAATTCCCATGCATTCctccaaaaatattattgaactAGATTGCCCTGAAAACCACAAGCCGAGGAAATCCAAACGTTTTGTAGACGTAAGTGTTTTGTGCGCTTAAACGCCATTCAGACAAAGAAAGGGTGTGCGAGTcttaatttttaactttaatccTGGGGAGATGTTTAGGTTGGGGAAGGATTGAGCAACATCACTTCCTTATGGGGTGTTTAGGCGTGTTCTGTGAATGGGAGATTGACTTCGTTCTCTATCTCATGCCTAATACAAAGAGGTCAGAAACTGTCCTGTACAGAAGAAACCAGTTCATCTTTTAAGTTTTTTCCCTCAGGTATTTAGCTTGTAAATTACAATCACTGTTGCCGTTTTTCTGTGGAGTTTTTGTAATGAGAGTTTGACGTTTAAGCGCGCACGTTCACCCTTCACTGGACTTCAGGGGAAAAGgtaaaaggccacaggtgagCCTCAGAGTAAATTTAAACGCTTTTATTATCAGTAACacatatattttccttttagcCTTAGACGTTTTGTAACCTGCCCATgaaacattttagttaatatttaattgtatatagCCTAGTCTTATGTATCAACATTTCCGTGGCCATGCTAAAATCAAAGCTGGTTCACACTTTTGTTTATCGATTGTTATAAATTGCGCGTCGAGttgtatattaatgtatttcgACAACACGCGATTCGTTGAAACGAGTTTATTTAGGCTCCTTTCGAAAACCTTCATTGCAGTGAAAATCGTCCTCTTAAAGCTATATGTTTGCGTAATTATTCAGTCATCTTATGTCAGATTCGTAAATTCTACAAACACAGTTTCCATGACCAAATATAAAAGTTCCAATCTATGGGAACGCCTTCAagctgtattatttatgtatttatggaCAACAGTGGCGTCTATTACCACGATACTACAGTTTAACTATAGCATGGTAGTAACTGATAAAACGTCTTTTTTGAAGCTgccaaatgcaaaaatgtacatattttgatGGAAACTATAACAGCTGTAGTACTTAGTAGTTAGCTGTAGTACTTATTTATATGATATTCTTATTTTTGctataaaatacacattgtaCTAAACTGATCTGATAACATTGACATTAAATGTAGaatcaaaaattttaaaatgtaaaatatttttctattcaaaGGTCCCTATTATCTTCATCATGTGTTAACAATAGAAGTGAAATCCAGTCACTCCAGGCTACACAGGACAGCGGAGATGTTCATCAGCCTCAGGAccttattaaaatgtatctgtTTGCAGATGCACCTCACCTGTGCACTCAAATCATGTCCTACAGTCccacaaatgaatataaacttTTCTGTTACGTACCCTGTCTCTTTCCAAACTGAAAATGCCATACAGAACATAGttattaatgaaaattttaatGAGATGTATGTGGCCTCCCAAAAAATGTGGTTGAAGCCTTGGATCAAAATTTCACCGAACTATGGAAAAATTAAACCAGGCCAGTTGGCAGTCCAGAATGTGAAACCTGTCATTGTGAAATTGAGAATGAACCGGGAACTCCACTGGACACAGATAACCAAGTTCTTGTTTTAGAGCCTCAGGGCTATTTTGACATCCTGTACATCTGTAGGAGCACACAGTATGGAGTCTGTAACTTCCTTGAGCTTAATCAAACCAAACCCCTCAGAacctaaatgttttttcttcataaagGAGCCAGCTTGCCCTTAGCTTGTCCTGACTGTGTCGCTAGTCCTCTGGGAACAAAGGTCAGTGCGGTCAGTGATGGTTTTTCAACATACTTCTTTACAGCAGCTACCATCAATGCCACCATTGCCGGATCTTTGGGAAACAGTCCCTTTCTATTCGTCGCTAACACTTACCACAGAAAATGGTTTTGATGACGTAGTGAAGGGTCTGACAGTTCTTCCTGAATTTCCAGGATACATTTACCATCGACTACATCTATACATTCTCTCGCCCAGAATATGTGTATTTCTTATCTGTACAGTGGGAGAACCGAAGAAACCAAGCGCAAGGTGCAGACCCATCTTGGGCGGTTGCCGATCAAGGACAGCGAGCCTTGGATGTACAGGGAAATCGTTCTGGAGTGCGCTTTGAGCCCAACGCAGAAGAAGGGGCACGTGGATTAAGGATATAGTGTACAACTCAGTTCAAGCTGCTCATTTCAGCACGGCATGGCAAGCAGCTGGCTGATGAGCTAGGAGTGAAGATGGACAGCCCAATTCTTTACTGGGTGTTTGCTGAAAAACGGATGAAAAGGGGATTCCTTTTAGAAGATCTGCCTTGTGTGCATTTCAATAGATGACGTAAACAGTGAGGATTGACAAAGGGGGTAGTGTCCTGCTGTTCAAGTGGGACAGAAGCGACTCTCTCAGGGATTGTGCCATTTTCAGCCCTGTGAGATGTGCCCATGAGGTGAGTTTGTATTTCACTGCAGCTTCTTGACAATTGGCAATTCAGTTTTAAGTTAGTTTggtttaatgaataaatctttGTTTCTCCATCCTGCTCCTGAGAACCcattccattttttaaatacttaaatagttacttttttactgattacattattacatattattcacacacttacattaaaattgtttataattcctcttttttcaacttttaatcattttaagataGCAGAAAGTTTTCCAGTTTTGTGGGCATTCACACAAAGATCAGTAATTTGACCACTGGTTTTACAAAATAGGAAGTGTTTTCTAAGCATatcataaaaaagtgttttctaaaCATTAGCACTTTAAAGGAACCCAAatgtgaaaattctgtcatcatttactcacccacaattagttccaaacctgtatgaatttctttcttctgccggaacacaaaggaggatatttgaaggtcaccattgacttccatagtttttttttttttgatatagaagtcaatggtgacccaaaacagcctgtttaGAAACTTTCtttgttcggcagaacaaagaaaattCATACAgtactcaagggtgagtaaatgatgacagaattgtaattttaggTGAGCTGTTCCTCTGAGCATGCATCTGTATGTCTTTCAATGGCTATCTACCTTTGAATCAAGGCTAAGCCATTctcaatattattttgttttactgaaAATGCTGAATCAGtaattttatagcattttatgtttctaCCTGAAACTCAAGACATGTGTCCccatcttttgtttatttaaagggttTATATAATTGCtttagtttatatttcacaaccTATACCTTAAAAGGACTTGACCATAAAATATTTGATGGTTAGTGGAACCAGTTTCAGGAAATGACTCATGCAAACATTTGATTTTCGTTTAAACTCAAATGTCGGACTGCACTTGCTCAGGATCACTCTGTGAGAAGTCAGGCTTTATCATACGCTGTTATTGCATGTGATTTTGAAGTCTTAGTTGTGTTGTTTAATTCATGAagtcactttttgttttgtagatACCAGGCGCCGCATGCTCATACATGAACTGTAAAACGTCACGCAAAATACCTTACTGTTAGACTGAACTTGGGTTGTGCTGACTGTGGCTTTATCTCTCACAATCTTAAACAGGCTATGAGCCAGAGCTGATAAATCAAGGAAAGCGTGTAGTGTCAAGATGTTCAGTACTGACGTCAACAGTTTGTTTTTAACCAGTAGAAACAGGGTTCCTGAGAAGGTTGGCTGAATTAAACCAGATTTACAATGCACAGTCCTGCAGTTATAGATATGTATTTTAACATGTCCGTTGTGCATTATTTCACTCTGTGTATCTTACTTACCTaatttttgtgcttttcatttattttacagtatataagtTTATGCTTACACTTCATAATTATGCAGATGTaataggctgctactgttacatTAGAATTACAGAATAAtacacaggcataagctacttaaaaataaagtgtatcaagattgtacttaagtgtaattCAAGTGTATCTATACTGCACCTCATCTATCCGTAACTTAGTTTGATTTAGCGCATTAGTACAGagcttaaatacatgtaatagctttctaattacattcaaatgacaaaatattatgcagacataagctacttaaaataaagtgtatcaggCTTGTACTTAAGCGTAAGAGTAACAGATTAGGTCTGTaacatgtgtaacagtagctgcctgttacatctacataattacactACAGTAATTACAGGCTGTTCCAAACTGAGCAGTCATTTAAAAGCATGTAATtcagataataaaacaataatttatctTTCAAACTCTTAATGAATGTGCCTCTTGACAAAGGTACAGATTTCCAGCGAACAAGAAATAcaattatcattttcatttagaagaatttaaatatcacaaatgttttgtatgaacccctttaattatacttttaagaTTTCCTTTATGAAACATTGGAAAATtggaaaactttaaaattaGATTACCATAGGAGCAAGTCAGCATAAACATCCACTCTTAAGCTTATTCATTTCTACAGCAGTGAAAATGAAGTCAGGACAGTAAACGTTTGTTTTCTAATTATTCAGTGAGTGTTATCGCTAGCAGACTGCACATATCCCTCAAATCTTAATTTGGTACAAGGGTTCAAGCTTTAGGGCAGGAAATCATTTATTACTGCCAGATGGTGTCTGTAGCCTTCCGTTTACAAGTTGTTGCTTCCTTTTCACTGGGACTACTGTTAAAGTGCATGTTTTTTGCGAAAATGTCACCCCTTTTAAAGTtaggaaaaaagaaacataaacaaacatggCTTGGGAAATGGACAAGGAcgattttcatttgaaaatatgtgcgataatgttatttttaacagtcAGTGGGTCAGTGTGATTTTGCAGATTTCATTTTGTGTACCGTGTGATTTGTGAATGCATTTCTTGCTAAGACAattcttttaattatattcactcagcattttttacattttgtctaGGACCCAGATGATTTGGCTTGCAGTGCTGTCCTCACAATGGTGGCAAAGCCTTACTACAGAGTGGACTTCTTCAATAGCCGGATGAAAAATGTGCTTTCACTTCTATTCTGGTGACTACTATTGAGACCAAGACTGTGGCACACATCGGCACGGATGATGGGAGGCTCTTGCAGGTTATTATTGCATCACTGGTTTTTGGTAGAAACTGATTCCTTTTCAAATACTGTGAAAAATGAATGGCATCATCTCATTTCCTCTAAACaggtatttatattttatacaatttcaaAGTTGATAGAAACTCAcagtttatatcttgcatttaTGAGAAGAAAAGATCAAATTGTGAGCAATGCACTCACAATAGCAAGAAAATAGCtattacctttttattattccattactgaattgcgagatgtaaattcagaattgtgaggGAAGAAGTTCTGACTTCTTCTCTTCTTATTATCGAACACTAAAGTTCACATCTTTTCCTGCTAGTCAGTGGCCATCACAATTATAATCGCACATTTGTTGGCTCCTATATTAAATGGACACGATGAATCATTTTGCCTTTTAAGGACATATCATGTACATTTCATAATTGTGTAGCTATGACTAAGTATGCTTTGTAGTTTTGTCTCttgacagaacaaaaaaaaagtactttactTTTCAGGTTATTCTGAGCAGATCGTCCCTTGTAGTGTTTGCCAACTACTCTCTTGTAGAAGAAATGCAGAAAGTGTCACAGAATAGCTGCCGTTCATTCTTCCGAGTCTCTGCTCTTTGTCGTTGGAAACAAAGGTGTGCAcgttttttctgtatatttcaaAAAGCTTATCAGCCATCAGTAGtgaattaaaaaagtttaatgtttgtaaaatatacaaacgGAAAGTGACTCATAGTTTTCATCTGCATTTTCTGTTCAGCTGATAAATGTGTCTCCCAGAGGTCCAGGCTGTGCCCATTTCCTCAACTGTTCAGTGTGTTTAGCAGCACCCAAGTTTATGGGATGTGGCTGGTGTGATGGAGTCTGTTCCCAGATGCACCAGTGTCAGGATCAGTGGAGTAGCAACTCCTGCCCTCCCGTAATCACCCAGGTAACacattgcataataaataataaatgtgacaaTAAACTGTCTGCCTTTTAAGTTTGCGTTTATAATATACAGTGAGTGTGTCCTGATAATATATAGGCTGCTTATAGGAGTCATTGTAGCCTTATCAGGGCAGGGCTGTGTTAACAACCGAGGAACATGCTGGACTCTCACCCCTGTATCACACTGAATGCCAGCTTTGGCTgtgagtagtagtagtagtttcattttagaatagtaaaattaaataaaacaagtacagTAAAATTCTATGCTGAGCATTTGTTGGCTTTTAGTTTGCTcgaaatttttttaacaaactatACAAAACTCATACACTGCCATTATTTCTATAATGGACTCTTGAGTGATGACTGGTCAAATTTAAGTTTTtccataaaataatttaattatgttttttaatgtatacaAAATCTACAGAGACTAGTAGCAAAGGCTATAGAAAAACAAAGGCAGTTAACTTCTATACTTCACTTCTATAGGCGGTTCACTCCTGCCTAAAAGAAAAAGCCAATTGTTGACTTGTAAAGTGATAGCTTTATTGCAGAAACTCCATCAGAAACTCCAGTTCCCATAAAAACCTGAGACTGAACCAGCTGATGCACATGCACAGTCATAAGCTGATCTAGCCTGAAGCTAAGCATTTTTAACACTATTTGTGCATAagatacattcattcattcattcattcattcatttcagatttCGCTGCCAATGTGAAATATGTAAtttcaggaaaacaaaaacacaaaaacaattcaTATAGGTTTTAAACTACTTAAGGGTTAGTAAATATGTTTTGGGTCAAATTCATGCACTACCTAaaacttctctttttttgttttgcacttttCCTTTCAGTTTTTCCCCAGCACAGTACCCTTAGATGGTAAGAGTGAAATCACTCTTTGCGGCTGGAACTTCCAGTCAGCTTCCGACCTGCTATCATTCAATCCTCTCAACAGGTTAGCGTGGGAAACAATAGCTGCACTGTAATACCAGAAAAAAGCTGTAGCTCCCagtaagtacacacacacactacagtctagagatttttataatttttcaccAAACAATACCCAATAAACTTTTAGTTTCTGTTACAGATAACCTTTGTAACcccacacatacatatgtgCTAATCAGTgttattagtgtttattaatattttgaattagctttgaatttttttatgtaccatttatattctatttttatgtcAGGTTCATTTCAATGAAGAAAAccaatttttaatagttttggtcaaaaacaaaataaatgtatttataaatgtaatttttcattctTCACTCAGGCTGGTGTGTAGGCTTGATAGTGAGATGTCGGGCCCAGAGCAAAGTCTTGATATAATAATACAAGTGGATGAAAAGAGGGTGGAAAGTGGATACTTCATCTCTGGAATGGCTAGCATACAAGGCTTAAGTTTTGTGGTAAGGAGCAAAACATTCTCAATCTTTAATTACTTAACCTAAATATGGTTTAACACATGGATAGATTATTAAGAAATGTTGGATTATGGTACTATTGCTGATAAACtggagaaatgttttaaaaattaaaattttctttgtagtattttgccattttagaTTGATAAATTCTCTTACCATACCTCATATCTCTCATAAGACCCCAGAAATCACAGATATCAGTCCAGGCTTAGGACCTAAGATTGGAGGAACCCTGATCACCCTATCAGGAAAACATCTGGATGCTGGTGGAAGCAGAACGGTCAGCCTTGGAGACAGAATTTGCCCCGTTGAAAGGTTATTGTGCCAGCTTATAAGTCAAGGTTTTGAAGAATGCCAGTCTTCTACATTGTTTGTAACCACTGAGTTTTGAGTATTTTCTTACTGCTGTTTCTCCACAGCATCTCCAGCAATGGGACGTCTGTTGTTTGTAGGTCTGAAGGTATTGAGGAGACTTCAGAGGTAGATGTTAAGGTTTTAATTGATGGATCAACTATTTCAGCCACAAAAAAGTTCAGATATGTGGTGAATCCTGAGGTGACGAGTGTGAGGCCTAACTGTGGTTTCAAAAGGTGAGTCAAACCATTGAATttttgtattactattattattatttacattttaattgagtctttaaaagtaaattgaTGCAATTTTTTACCATGTATTTTTTGTGGGGTCCTGCTACAATGTAGAGGATCAAAAATCACTATCACCGGGCAGAACCTAGACTCTGTTTCCCAAGCCGTAATTAACTACAAAGGCAACAACACAACACCTGTTCAAACCGTGAggacttattttatattttaaacaatcatgtttaaatgttttaaatattgccaCTTATTGGATGCTATACTTAGGTGTGTGTTAGTAACGGGAATCCCAACCAGATGGAGTGTATAAGCCCCGTATGCGAGGAGTCAAGGGGAAT
This window encodes:
- the mst1ra gene encoding LOW QUALITY PROTEIN: macrophage-stimulating protein receptor (The sequence of the model RefSeq protein was modified relative to this genomic sequence to represent the inferred CDS: inserted 11 bases in 8 codons; deleted 13 bases in 9 codons; substituted 3 bases at 3 genomic stop codons): MFISLRTLLKCICLQMHLTCALKSCPTVPQMNINFSVTYPVSFQTENAIQNIVINENFNEMYVASQNVVEALDQNFTELWKNXTRPVGSPECETCHCEIENEPGTPLDTDNQVLVLEPQGYFDILYICRSTQYGVCNFLELNQTKPLRTXMFFLHKGASLPLACPDCVASPLGTKVSAVSDGFSTYFFTAATINATIAGXFGKQSLSIRRTLTTENGFDDVVKGLTVLPEFQDTFTIDYIYTFSRPEYVYFLSVQWENXEETKRKVQTHLGRLPIKDSEPWMYREIVLECALSPXRRRRGTWIKDIVYNSVQAAHFSTAGKQLADELGVKMDSPILYWVFAKTDEKGIPFRRSALCAFXIDDVNSGLTKGVVSCCSSGTERLSQGLCHFQPCEMCPXEDPDDLACSAVLTMVAKPYYRVDFFNSRMKNVXFTSILVTTIETKTVAHIGTDDGRLLQVILSRSSLVVFANYSLVEEMQKVSRIAAVHSSESLLFVVGNKGLINVSPRGPGCAHFLNCSVCLAAPKFMGCGWCDGVCSQMHQCQDQWSSNSCPPVITQFFPSTVPLDGKSEITLCGWNFQSAXRPAIIQSSQQVSVGNNSCTVIPEKSCSSQLVCRLDSEMSGPEQSLDIIIQVDEKRVESGYFISGMASIQGLSFVTPEITDISPGLGPKIGGTLITLSGKHLDAGGSRTVSLGDRICPVESISSNGTSVVCRSEGIEETSEVDVKVLIDGSTISATKKFRYVVNPEVTSVRPNCGFKRGSKITITGQNLDSVSQAVINYKGNNTTPVQTVCVSNGNPNQMECISPVCEESRGILFVDLDGAKELLPQTFTCHANGEPIPFETEGHVLELSPGQDKKSHCMYHKNLALVSDCMKIIMTINGVDCKTTVLYNEITCRIPKXSDYPKPGAPVKLLVNGEEYYIGVVVTTNSNFIVGMVLGILAAIGVGAALAYVAMARERKKRKCKCLMLAQVRLSMHSTRTXVENFDRSPDGDYRRDTVCPVGLPVFPFQGSSTTFSSVPYTGSMDSAAAPLIQSQAISMSALRPDLLEEVKNVLIPHNKVKIQHDQIIGKGHFGTVYHGYLTDSDEKEIHCAAKSLNSKITEMEEVEQFLREGIFMKAFHHPHVLSLLGIVLPSDGLPLVILPYMKHGDLRHFIRSTQRNPTVKDLVGFGLQVAKGMEYLANKKFVHRDLAARNCMLDESFTVKVADFGMARDVYDKEYYSVKDSKKVKLPVKWMALESLQTQKFTTKSDVWSFGVLMWELMTRGASPYPDVDPYDITTYLMQGRRLLQPQYCLDSLWSIMLQCWNPEPEKRPSFPSLVKVIQDINYTLEGEHYVNLQITYVNLDQPRPYPPLSPAPPAPEHSDQSST